One window of Desulfovibrio subterraneus genomic DNA carries:
- the tatB gene encoding Sec-independent protein translocase protein TatB: MFGIGTTEILVILVVALIVLGPKSLPKIARTLGKGMAEFRRVSTDFQRTINTEIDMEEHEKRKKAAAKRLYGDEDDAEEEVKPKKKKTKAKSATKTAEKPGEKKAKAAGQPAGDLAVPPDPEVVEVVTSSSESTVVAGEKA; the protein is encoded by the coding sequence ATGTTCGGCATCGGAACTACTGAAATACTTGTTATTCTTGTTGTGGCCCTGATCGTTCTCGGGCCAAAGAGTCTGCCTAAAATTGCCCGCACTCTGGGCAAGGGCATGGCGGAATTCCGCCGCGTATCCACCGATTTTCAGCGGACCATAAACACTGAAATCGACATGGAAGAACACGAGAAACGCAAGAAAGCCGCTGCCAAGCGACTCTACGGCGATGAAGATGATGCAGAGGAAGAGGTAAAGCCGAAGAAGAAGAAAACCAAGGCCAAGTCTGCCACCAAAACGGCTGAAAAGCCGGGTGAAAAGAAGGCCAAGGCTGCCGGGCAGCCTGCGGGTGATCTGGCTGTTCCTCCGGACCCTGAAGTCGTGGAAGTTGTCACATCTTCTTCCGAAAGCACTGTTGTAGCCGGGGAAAAGGCATGA
- the guaA gene encoding glutamine-hydrolyzing GMP synthase, translating to MDSISKVIIVDYGSQFTQLIARRVREAGVYSEIHPCIVTAEEVKAMQPSAVILSGGPSSVGDKDAPTLDMGLLELGVPVLGICYGMQLLAHNLNGSLGSSETREYGPADFTMLKETPLFEGLDLSSPSRVWMSHGDKVKSLPDGFEVIGRTQTLDIAAMANEAKKIYALQFHPEVHHSEDGTQLINNFLFKIAKIKADWTMSGFIDSVIQQVREAVGPDGNVVCGLSGGIDSTVVAVLLNKAIGHRLHCIFVDNGLMRAQEVEEVSSYLREHFDLNLTVVDASERFLSKLAGVEDPEKKRKIIGYEFIEVFDEEAHRIDNVSYLAQGTLYPDVIESISHKGPSAVIKSHHNVGGLPETMKLKLIEPLRELFKDEVRKVAMELGMPDSIVWRHPFPGPGLAIRVIGEITDERLEILRKADKIVQNELTASGWYRKVWQGFAVLLPLKTVGVMGDDRTYEHVIALRIVDSVDAMTADWVRMPSEILERISSRIINEVKGVNRVVYDISSKPPSTIEWE from the coding sequence ATGGATTCCATAAGCAAAGTCATCATAGTTGACTACGGTTCCCAGTTCACACAGCTCATCGCACGCCGCGTGCGTGAAGCCGGCGTATACTCGGAAATCCACCCCTGCATTGTCACCGCAGAAGAAGTAAAGGCCATGCAGCCTTCCGCCGTCATCCTTTCCGGCGGACCTTCCAGCGTAGGTGACAAGGATGCCCCCACCCTCGACATGGGGCTGCTGGAACTCGGTGTTCCGGTACTGGGCATATGCTACGGCATGCAGCTTCTGGCACACAACCTGAACGGTTCGCTGGGCAGCTCCGAGACCCGCGAATACGGTCCTGCCGACTTCACCATGCTGAAGGAGACCCCCCTCTTCGAAGGGCTGGACCTTTCTTCCCCCTCCCGCGTGTGGATGTCTCACGGCGACAAGGTGAAGAGCCTGCCCGACGGCTTTGAAGTCATCGGCCGCACCCAGACTCTGGATATCGCTGCCATGGCGAACGAAGCCAAAAAAATCTACGCACTGCAGTTCCATCCCGAAGTGCACCACTCCGAAGATGGAACCCAGCTCATCAACAACTTCCTGTTCAAGATTGCCAAGATCAAGGCCGACTGGACCATGTCCGGCTTCATCGACAGCGTCATCCAGCAGGTGCGTGAAGCAGTTGGCCCCGATGGCAACGTGGTATGCGGCCTTTCCGGCGGCATCGACTCCACCGTGGTTGCCGTGCTGCTCAACAAGGCCATCGGCCACCGCCTGCACTGCATCTTCGTGGACAACGGCCTGATGCGCGCACAGGAAGTGGAAGAAGTTTCCAGCTACCTGCGTGAGCACTTCGACCTGAACCTCACGGTCGTGGACGCCAGCGAACGTTTCCTCTCCAAGCTCGCCGGAGTGGAAGATCCCGAGAAGAAGCGGAAGATCATCGGCTACGAATTCATCGAAGTATTTGATGAAGAAGCCCACCGCATCGACAACGTTTCCTACCTGGCACAGGGCACCCTGTACCCCGACGTTATCGAATCCATTTCTCACAAGGGCCCCTCTGCCGTTATCAAGAGCCACCACAACGTGGGCGGCCTGCCGGAAACGATGAAGCTCAAGCTCATCGAACCTCTGCGTGAACTCTTCAAGGACGAAGTACGCAAGGTGGCCATGGAACTGGGCATGCCCGACTCCATTGTATGGCGTCATCCCTTCCCCGGTCCCGGGCTTGCCATCCGCGTTATCGGTGAAATCACCGACGAACGTCTGGAAATTCTGCGTAAAGCTGACAAAATCGTGCAGAACGAGTTGACGGCCTCCGGATGGTATCGCAAAGTGTGGCAGGGATTTGCCGTACTGCTGCCGCTCAAGACCGTCGGGGTCATGGGCGACGACCGTACCTATGAGCATGTCATTGCATTGCGTATTGTTGACAGCGTTGACGCCATGACTGCGGACTGGGTTCGCATGCCCTCCGAAATTCTGGAGCGCATTTCCAGCCGCATCATCAATGAAGTAAAGGGCGTTAACCGCGTAGTGTACGACATCTCTTCCAAGCCCCCGAGCACCATTGAGTGGGAATAA
- the guaB gene encoding IMP dehydrogenase: protein MSEIIGKALTFDDVLLLPGYSETTPDMVDVSTKLTNSIPLNIPLISAAMDTVTESEMAIAMARNGGIGVVHKNMPLEQQCLEVQKVKKSESGMIIDPVTIVPELTITQALEVMSVYKVSGLPVLRGKELVGILTNRDVRFVEAPDTTKVSEVMTSKNLVTVPVGTTLEEAKRHLHEHRIEKLLVVDKDRTLKGIITMKDIDKVVKYPHSAKDESGRLRVAAALGVGKDCEMRAEALLKAGADALVLDSAHGHSRNILDSVAMIRSSFPNAQIIAGNIATYEGAMALFKSGADTVKVGIGPGSICTTRIVAGVGVPQVTAVQEAYKAAREMDRCIIADGGIKYSGDVVKAIAVGAHSVMMGSMFAGTDESPGETVLYQGRRYKNYRGMGSIDAMKAGSSDRYFQEKSKKLVPEGIVGRVPYKGPVTDTVHQLIGGLRSGMGYVGATTIADLSHKARMVQISAAGLRESHVHDVIITKEAPNYKMEN, encoded by the coding sequence ATGAGCGAAATCATAGGCAAGGCTTTGACGTTTGACGACGTCCTGCTTCTTCCCGGTTACTCCGAGACCACTCCGGACATGGTAGACGTCAGCACCAAGCTTACCAACTCTATTCCCCTGAACATTCCCCTCATTTCCGCAGCCATGGACACCGTTACGGAGTCCGAAATGGCCATCGCTATGGCGCGCAACGGCGGCATAGGGGTTGTTCACAAAAACATGCCGCTGGAACAGCAGTGCCTTGAAGTGCAGAAGGTCAAGAAGTCCGAATCCGGCATGATCATCGACCCTGTCACCATTGTGCCTGAACTGACCATTACCCAGGCTCTGGAAGTCATGTCCGTATACAAGGTTTCCGGCCTGCCCGTACTGCGCGGCAAGGAACTTGTGGGCATACTTACCAACCGCGACGTACGCTTTGTCGAAGCCCCCGATACCACAAAGGTATCTGAGGTCATGACCAGCAAAAATCTCGTCACCGTTCCCGTGGGCACCACCCTTGAAGAAGCCAAGCGCCACCTCCACGAACACCGCATTGAAAAACTGCTGGTGGTCGACAAGGACCGCACCCTCAAGGGCATCATCACCATGAAGGACATCGACAAGGTGGTGAAGTATCCCCACTCCGCCAAGGACGAAAGCGGCCGCCTGCGCGTTGCTGCTGCGCTTGGTGTAGGCAAGGATTGCGAAATGCGCGCCGAAGCGCTGCTCAAGGCCGGTGCCGACGCACTGGTGCTTGACTCGGCCCACGGTCATTCCAGAAACATTCTGGACTCTGTGGCCATGATCCGCAGCAGCTTCCCCAACGCGCAGATCATTGCAGGCAACATCGCCACGTATGAAGGTGCCATGGCGCTCTTCAAATCCGGCGCAGACACCGTGAAGGTCGGCATCGGACCCGGCTCCATCTGCACCACCCGCATCGTTGCAGGTGTGGGCGTTCCGCAGGTTACCGCCGTTCAGGAAGCCTACAAGGCAGCACGGGAAATGGACAGATGCATCATCGCCGACGGCGGCATCAAGTACTCCGGCGACGTGGTCAAGGCCATTGCCGTAGGGGCGCATTCCGTCATGATGGGTTCCATGTTCGCAGGCACTGACGAATCTCCCGGTGAAACCGTGCTCTATCAGGGCCGCCGCTACAAGAACTACCGCGGCATGGGTTCCATCGACGCCATGAAGGCAGGCAGCTCCGACCGCTACTTCCAGGAAAAGAGCAAGAAGCTCGTTCCCGAAGGCATCGTGGGCCGTGTTCCCTACAAGGGACCTGTCACCGACACCGTTCACCAGCTCATCGGTGGCCTGCGTTCAGGCATGGGCTATGTGGGTGCGACAACCATCGCCGACCTTTCCCACAAGGCACGCATGGTCCAGATTTCCGCAGCCGGTCTGCGCGAATCCCACGTCCATGACGTCATCATCACCAAGGAAGCTCCCAACTATAAAATGGAAAACTAG